The following is a genomic window from Rhodothermus profundi.
TGACTCCGGCCAGCTCTTTTACAGCCGGGAGTTTTATCTGGGACGCCGGCAGGGTCTGTTTTTCCTGTGTACCGGTGAGGTTGAGCGCCTCCTACCAGCCATACGCTACTTGCACCATACGGGCTGGGGCGGTGATAGCTCGGTAGGGAAAGGCCATTTCGACTGGCAACGCAGTACGATGACGCTCAAAGTGCCGGCCCGCCCCACCCATCGTGTGCTGCTGTCGCTCTATAGCCCGAGAACCGATGAGCTGGCTCACCTGCGGCGCCATCCGGAGCAGACCTGGTACCGTCTGGAGCGGCGGCAGGGCTATGCCGGGGCCCATCGGCTACCAGGTAGAGCCTACCGAAAACGCCCCCTGTATATGCTGGCCGAAGGAACCGTGGTACCCGATCCGGGTCATCCGCTGTGCGGCACGGTGCATGAAGTGCTGACAGTAGGATCCGTTCGGGTGCGCCACAGTGGTCTGGCGTTGGATGTACCAGCGTGTATCTCGAGATCGTAGCAACCGCAAGGCTGCCATGCCCATTACACTGAAGCTTGTAACCCACTCTCCGGTGCACATTGGTAGTGGTCGGAAACTGGAAACTTTTGAATACCTGATCCACGACGGCTATTTGTGGCGACTGCACCCCGACCGGTTGGCAGCCTTCCTGCTTGATGAAGCCGGTGACGCAGCGCTCGACCAACTGGCTGACTGGATCACTGGAGAAGCTGACCGGCTCAAGCAGGCACGTGGCAACCAAGAGCAATCGCGCATCCGCCAGTCGCTTACGTTCCAGACTTTTTTGCGGCGTGTTTTGGGCCGGCCCGATCTGAACCAGCGGCTGCTGGCACGACTGCCCGAGGTGGCCCACTACCGAATGCCCACTCCGCACCGACATTTTCGACAGCTTATTCGGGAACAGCTCAAGCAACCCAACGGACAGCTCTACCTTCCGGGCTCTTCGGTAAAAGGTGCCCTGCGCACCTGCCTGCTCTATCAGGTCCTGACCGAAGCCGACGAGGCCACTATAGACCGCTGGCACCGGCGCTTTAATGAAGAATTGCAGACATTAAAAGAGAAGGGGGGAACGCTACCCAGTTTTTTTGCTCGGTGGCTCGAACAGGAAGTCTTCTTCTGTGGCGTTAAGCGGGAAAACGACAGAGTGCGCTGGGGGGACGCCCAGTACGACCTGTTGAAGTTTCTGATGGTCAGCGACTCGACGCCGGTTTCGGCCGAAAAGGGCGTGGTGCTGAACGTGGCGCTCTATCTGCCCGGATCCAGACCTCAGCCCCAGGCGCCACCGGTGGAAGCGTTGGGCCCGGGGGTGCTCCTGGAAACGCGTATCGGCTTCGAGGTGTCGTTCCTGCAAGCCGCCTGGGCGTACTACCAGCAAAAACGCCAGGGCGTGGGCGAGCACATCTGGATTGGGCTTCCCGAGCGTTTTACCCGGCTCTACGGGTTTTCGCTGGAAGAAACGCATGCCCTGGCGTCCGAAGCGCTGGAACGGCGACTGTTGGAGCGAGTGCGGACGGCCGTCCAGAACTTCAGCCAGGCACTACGCGCCTTCGAAATTCGCTGGTGTGAACAGGCCGAGTGCGGCGAGACCCGCATCCTGGCCCGGCAGCTCGTGCGCTTCTACCGCCAGCTGCCTAACGACACGCTCCGCCTGGGCTGGGGCAGTGGGTTTGCCGCCCTGACCGTGTTTCTGGCGCTGCGAGATGAGCTGGCGTGGGAGGAAGCACTTGGGGAACTGCTGGCTCTGCGCTTTGGATTATCAGGTAATAATAGCTCATCTGTCACTACTTTTCCCC
Proteins encoded in this region:
- the csm4 gene encoding type III-A CRISPR-associated RAMP protein Csm4 — protein: MTLQVIYLHPRASYRTPLRSDTLWGLLMVALRVVAGDREADAFIEACAAGQPPVRLSSAFPFVQETTPAGASVIHHFFPRPTLPPPSLPDSATTDPRTLFDQMQQGKKTKSIQWIPQALFEAVLQGELDEAGLRRALQAYRGPWPRVAVQDNLHTSIDRLTGTTRQENDSGQLFYSREFYLGRRQGLFFLCTGEVERLLPAIRYLHHTGWGGDSSVGKGHFDWQRSTMTLKVPARPTHRVLLSLYSPRTDELAHLRRHPEQTWYRLERRQGYAGAHRLPGRAYRKRPLYMLAEGTVVPDPGHPLCGTVHEVLTVGSVRVRHSGLALDVPACISRS
- the csm5 gene encoding type III-A CRISPR-associated RAMP protein Csm5 gives rise to the protein MPITLKLVTHSPVHIGSGRKLETFEYLIHDGYLWRLHPDRLAAFLLDEAGDAALDQLADWITGEADRLKQARGNQEQSRIRQSLTFQTFLRRVLGRPDLNQRLLARLPEVAHYRMPTPHRHFRQLIREQLKQPNGQLYLPGSSVKGALRTCLLYQVLTEADEATIDRWHRRFNEELQTLKEKGGTLPSFFARWLEQEVFFCGVKRENDRVRWGDAQYDLLKFLMVSDSTPVSAEKGVVLNVALYLPGSRPQPQAPPVEALGPGVLLETRIGFEVSFLQAAWAYYQQKRQGVGEHIWIGLPERFTRLYGFSLEETHALASEALERRLLERVRTAVQNFSQALRAFEIRWCEQAECGETRILARQLVRFYRQLPNDTLRLGWGSGFAALTVFLALRDELAWEEALGELLALRFGLSGNNSSSVTTFPRSRRLTPQEGGVPPVLPFGWVELRWPGSHQPAPEEAAATAQPATAELIAWKEQIGPRSRDILAEVVDNTRAPFLIRVFVQGLENETFPCGGARPQNLQIGQRLRVEVADWDKKQRRPRMFRVQSLRV